Below is a window of Cytophagia bacterium CHB2 DNA.
CACGGCGATGTTCATGCCCTGCGCCAATTGCAATTCCACGCCGATTTCATCCGCATCGGTTTGCGGCGCCAGCTCCAGCGGCAGCAACGGCCAAAGCAGGATGGTGATCAGCAACAATGCGCCGGTCACGGCAAAGACGAGACGCTTGCGCCGCATGGCCGCTTCCAGCCAGCGGGAATAGCCCGTTTCCAGCCGGAGAAAAAAACGGCCGAGACGCGAGCCTTCGTCATCGGTGGCCTTTTCGCCCTCGCGAATCGTGAGAAAGCGGCTGCTCACCATCGGCACCAACGTGATTGCCACCAGCAGCGAACACAGCAGCGAGAACACCACGACGAGCGCCAGTTCTTTGAACAACATGCCGGAAACGGTTTGCATGAATACCACCGGCAAAAAGATCACGCACGTCGTCAACGTTGACGCGACGATCGCGCCGGTCACTTGTTTGGCGCCGGTCAAAGCGCTCTCTTCGAGACTGTGCCGGTTTTCGCGCAGCCGCACCATGTTTTCGAGCACGACAATCGCGTTGTCGACGATCAAGCCGATGCCCAACGCCAATCCGCCAAAACTCATTTGATTCAGCGTGAGGCCGTTGAAAAAGAGCAGCCCGAACGTCGCGATCATCGAAATGGGAATCGCCAACGCGATGATGAACGTGGACGAGCCGTTGCGTAAAAAAATATACAAAATGAATATTGCCAGCAAGCCGCCCCAAACCGCGGATTGTTTGACGTTGTCAATCGAATTTTGAATGAACTCGCTTTGATCGATGATCAACATCAATTCCAAATCGTCGCGTTCTTGATTGATTTTGGCCATAATGCCGCGGATTTCTTCCGCAACCGCGACGGTGTTGGCGCCAGATTGCTTGCGGATGCCGAGACGCACCACGGGCCGGCCGTCGATTTGATCGATGCGGTTGATGTCGGCATAACCATCGACGACTTCGGCCACGTCGCGCACGCGAATGGGCCGGCCATCGACTACGGTGATGATCGTCGCCGCGATTTCATCGAGTGTTTGATATTCGCCGCGCGTGCGCACATACATGTCATTGAAACCCTCGCGCATGTCGCCGCCGGGCAGCGTGATGTTCTCGCGCTGCAATGCCTGTTGCACGTCCGTGGCAGAAAGCTGACTCGAAGCGAGGCGATCGCGTTTGAGTTGCACTTGAATTTCACGATAGATGCCGCCCCACACATCCACCGCGCCGACGCCCGAAACTTGTTCGAAACGCTGAGAAAGTTCCCGCTCC
It encodes the following:
- a CDS encoding efflux RND transporter permease subunit yields the protein MNLTKLSVHRPIATTMVFLIIIVLGMMGLRYLPVDLLPPVEFPMLTIRTNYANVGPEEIETIITDRIENAIASVPNIEEVRSESEEGRSQVSLQFSPGTNIDEAANDVRAALDRIRDSLPQEAETPRVWKFDPDNFPVVIVGVRSETRGMAELTRILERELSQRFEQVSGVGAVDVWGGIYREIQVQLKRDRLASSQLSATDVQQALQRENITLPGGDMREGFNDMYVRTRGEYQTLDEIAATIITVVDGRPIRVRDVAEVVDGYADINRIDQIDGRPVVRLGIRKQSGANTVAVAEEIRGIMAKINQERDDLELMLIIDQSEFIQNSIDNVKQSAVWGGLLAIFILYIFLRNGSSTFIIALAIPISMIATFGLLFFNGLTLNQMSFGGLALGIGLIVDNAIVVLENMVRLRENRHSLEESALTGAKQVTGAIVASTLTTCVIFLPVVFMQTVSGMLFKELALVVVFSLLCSLLVAITLVPMVSSRFLTIREGEKATDDEGSRLGRFFLRLETGYSRWLEAAMRRKRLVFAVTGALLLITILLWPLLPLELAPQTDADEIGVELQLAQGMNIAVANEYLKELERIVREVMPMDQVRYMTTELRPGDAEVEISLLNANERTMDSFVLADHLRENIAGKIPGSDIRVSAQSGLWMLRRLFGSGGAEAVQVELRGYDLALADRLALDI